In Sphingobacterium zeae, one genomic interval encodes:
- a CDS encoding TlpA family protein disulfide reductase: MKKQIIFLVLLFVQAVSYAQPRFDSSLFKPAKPRTSGPVEVVYNAKDKDLEFSDAINAACFLFEDFSWRQISLPMQKNAAGLWTVILPVKSTTAFIAVKFYQGDFDHPDVTDNNQDRGYAVALSDAKGKAVPGAYLGEAAFQQPEIAGGGIFSYYNTQPAAMPADYMKSLADKEFALSGKQHLRYFQSFMNLQKLALGDAFPAYAQKLITQQLQRKDLSDEVLGQLYSFASSRLKDTEVIQLIEKRVNTDYPSGATARFIAYSNTMSGNPSNAEIITSYEKFLQRFPVQQWRQRPNAQGFIYYAIYRGLGSAYFETKQLDKFAKLYDDLDFRTGNELMRWNIMRAYMFKMVGKDSLYQVSEAILPKMIARRGDNSYKDDFDRQAQADSNVVKNLDDRLFTHISLLNDLKKYAEARKYFLLLSEDGKYSNADLNEINLQVLEGLNDEKQILPLLEMSARYNAMTPRMFDKLKSIYLKGHPNDESGYQAYLAGLKSDEQKAAMQAYVDHNWVNHPMPDFRLETAEGLFITPEDWKDKIVVVDFWATWCRPCIMAFPGMQLLVDKYAQDKEVAIYMLGTMQTGNYKDKSVNYVRGEGFRFNLLHDSVNPKTNEQDLLFKQLVPLFGDSSIPRKIIVKNGRVRYCSGGYSGSPSKLMDELSLAIEILKNEK, translated from the coding sequence ATGAAAAAGCAGATAATTTTTTTAGTGTTGTTGTTTGTCCAGGCTGTGTCGTATGCGCAGCCTCGATTTGACAGCAGTCTTTTCAAACCAGCCAAACCTAGAACATCTGGACCTGTCGAGGTAGTTTACAATGCTAAAGATAAGGACCTCGAATTTAGTGATGCGATAAATGCGGCCTGTTTTCTTTTCGAAGATTTTTCGTGGCGGCAAATTAGTCTTCCCATGCAAAAAAATGCAGCAGGGCTATGGACAGTAATACTACCAGTCAAATCGACAACAGCTTTTATTGCTGTAAAATTCTATCAGGGCGATTTTGACCATCCCGACGTAACAGATAATAATCAGGATCGGGGCTATGCGGTAGCTTTAAGTGATGCAAAAGGAAAAGCTGTTCCTGGCGCCTACCTTGGAGAAGCTGCTTTCCAGCAACCTGAGATCGCTGGCGGTGGAATTTTTTCATACTATAATACGCAGCCGGCTGCGATGCCTGCTGACTATATGAAAAGTTTAGCGGATAAGGAGTTTGCCTTATCAGGTAAACAACACCTTCGCTATTTTCAGTCATTTATGAATTTACAAAAATTGGCTTTGGGGGATGCTTTTCCTGCATATGCCCAAAAACTGATCACGCAGCAATTACAACGAAAAGATTTGAGCGATGAAGTGCTTGGTCAGCTTTATTCGTTTGCGAGTTCAAGACTAAAAGACACTGAAGTGATACAATTGATCGAGAAGCGTGTAAATACGGATTACCCAAGTGGAGCGACAGCTCGTTTTATTGCTTATAGTAATACGATGAGTGGCAATCCGAGTAACGCTGAAATAATCACTTCCTATGAAAAGTTTTTACAACGTTTTCCTGTTCAGCAGTGGCGCCAGCGTCCCAATGCTCAGGGATTTATTTATTATGCGATATACCGCGGACTAGGATCGGCATACTTCGAAACCAAACAGCTCGACAAGTTTGCTAAGTTATACGATGATCTCGATTTTAGAACAGGAAATGAGTTGATGCGCTGGAATATTATGCGTGCCTATATGTTTAAAATGGTCGGTAAAGATAGCCTCTATCAAGTGTCTGAAGCAATCCTACCCAAAATGATTGCTCGCCGTGGCGATAATTCCTACAAAGATGATTTTGATCGTCAGGCTCAGGCAGATTCCAATGTAGTGAAAAATTTGGATGACCGTCTTTTTACGCATATTTCTTTGTTAAACGATCTTAAAAAATATGCGGAAGCGAGAAAATATTTTCTGCTGCTCTCTGAAGATGGCAAATACAGTAATGCGGATCTTAACGAAATTAATCTACAAGTACTGGAGGGACTCAATGATGAAAAGCAAATTTTGCCTTTACTAGAAATGAGTGCCCGTTACAATGCGATGACTCCGCGGATGTTTGATAAACTAAAATCAATTTACTTAAAAGGACACCCCAATGATGAAAGTGGGTACCAAGCTTATCTGGCGGGATTGAAATCGGATGAACAAAAAGCCGCAATGCAAGCCTATGTAGACCATAACTGGGTCAATCATCCGATGCCCGACTTTCGTTTGGAAACGGCTGAAGGACTATTTATCACACCAGAAGACTGGAAAGATAAAATTGTTGTTGTGGATTTTTGGGCTACTTGGTGTCGCCCATGTATCATGGCATTTCCGGGAATGCAGCTTCTAGTCGACAAATATGCACAGGATAAAGAGGTTGCGATATATATGCTAGGAACCATGCAGACTGGAAACTATAAAGATAAGTCTGTCAACTATGTTCGTGGGGAAGGGTTCCGTTTCAACTTATTGCATGACAGTGTCAATCCTAAGACGAACGAGCAGGATTTGTTATTCAAGCAGTTGGTTCCTTTATTTGGCGATTCATCCATTCCGCGCAAGATCATTGTTAAAAACGGTCGTGTGCGCTATTGCTCAGGCGGATATTCAGGAAGTCCCAGCAAATTGATGGATGAACTATCCCTTGCGATTGAAATCCTTAAAAACGAAAAATAG
- the uraH gene encoding hydroxyisourate hydrolase — protein MNINNYFIMLFCMLFGFTAYGQNNKYQLSSHILDIAKGSPAPNVKVDLERLMPNKEWITIASEETDSNGRIGNFLVVGKGDNKGIYKLKFYTENYFISQKLETFYPFIEVIFEIKDDKHYHVPITVSPFGYSTYRGS, from the coding sequence ATGAATATTAATAACTATTTTATCATGCTGTTTTGTATGTTGTTTGGATTTACAGCATATGGACAAAATAATAAATATCAATTGTCAAGTCACATTTTGGATATTGCTAAAGGAAGTCCCGCACCAAATGTCAAAGTTGATTTGGAAAGACTGATGCCGAATAAGGAATGGATTACTATAGCCAGTGAAGAAACGGATAGTAATGGTCGTATCGGTAATTTTTTAGTCGTTGGAAAGGGTGATAATAAAGGGATATATAAACTTAAGTTCTATACAGAAAACTATTTTATCAGTCAAAAGCTGGAAACCTTTTATCCTTTTATTGAAGTCATTTTTGAGATAAAAGACGATAAACATTACCATGTTCCAATCACTGTAAGTCCATTTGGATATTCTACATATAGAGGTAGCTAG
- a CDS encoding S41 family peptidase, with protein sequence MNRKATSLLVGMLGVGLSLQAQMNPKYKFEEALKLIQQNYVDQVNEEHLVDAAIRAMISDLDPHSRYTSREEAEQMNVAMSGSFAGIGIQFLKDNEQTFVSKVNADGPAMRAGLRVGDQILRIDGESIVGEKWGNREIMEKLRGEKDVPVVLTIMSTGSKESKEISIIRENILERSVRESYMVDNQIGYISLSIFNQTTRQEIDAALKSLKDQGMKKLILDLQSNGGGYVQSAIGVADEFLPKEKIVFYSVPNQGGKDYYFTGGYGQFYDGELVVLIDESTASASEIVTGALQDWDRAVVIGRRSFGKGLMQKPVPLSDGSQMQLTGARYYTPSGRSIQKPYTKGKEDYFQDFNRRMASKELLEEGHISFPDSLKYSTLGNKRTVYGGGGIMPDRFVPIDTNEYSTWMAQLMNNGIVAKGGIEFVQQNRTALLSAYPNFDAFNSRFKVPKEVHRQLVAGAHKRSITIPPENHLDAHDAIDIEFKAQVASLLYTGGDYMARVRNESNKSFREALLVLRDDKLYKQLLQTNIVGQSIKKGVTKVSK encoded by the coding sequence ATGAATAGGAAAGCAACGAGCTTACTCGTGGGAATGCTTGGTGTGGGGCTGTCGCTGCAGGCGCAGATGAATCCAAAATATAAATTTGAAGAGGCACTGAAGCTTATTCAGCAGAATTATGTCGACCAGGTCAATGAAGAGCATTTGGTGGATGCAGCGATCAGAGCGATGATATCGGATTTAGATCCCCATTCACGGTACACTAGTCGTGAGGAAGCGGAGCAGATGAATGTGGCCATGAGTGGAAGTTTCGCTGGAATTGGCATCCAATTCCTAAAAGACAATGAGCAAACTTTCGTCTCTAAAGTAAATGCTGATGGGCCAGCCATGCGTGCAGGATTACGTGTGGGCGATCAGATACTCCGGATCGATGGCGAGAGCATTGTTGGGGAAAAATGGGGCAACCGCGAGATTATGGAAAAATTGCGTGGCGAAAAAGATGTGCCAGTGGTATTAACAATAATGTCTACGGGAAGCAAGGAAAGTAAGGAGATAAGTATTATTCGTGAAAATATACTGGAGAGATCTGTTCGCGAAAGTTATATGGTCGACAATCAGATTGGTTATATTTCCCTTTCAATTTTCAATCAGACTACGCGTCAGGAAATAGATGCTGCCTTAAAGAGTCTTAAAGATCAGGGTATGAAAAAATTGATCCTAGACTTGCAGAGTAATGGCGGCGGGTATGTGCAATCTGCTATTGGTGTCGCTGACGAGTTTTTGCCCAAAGAAAAAATTGTGTTTTATTCCGTACCAAACCAAGGCGGAAAAGATTACTACTTCACTGGTGGTTATGGTCAATTTTATGATGGGGAATTGGTCGTCCTAATTGATGAGTCCACGGCTTCAGCCAGTGAAATCGTTACAGGAGCACTTCAGGACTGGGATCGTGCCGTGGTCATCGGTCGGCGCAGTTTTGGAAAAGGGTTAATGCAGAAACCCGTTCCATTATCCGATGGTTCACAAATGCAGCTTACCGGCGCACGTTACTATACCCCTTCCGGTCGGTCGATTCAGAAACCTTACACAAAAGGAAAGGAAGATTATTTTCAGGATTTTAATCGCCGTATGGCATCCAAAGAGCTGCTGGAAGAAGGACATATTTCTTTTCCAGATTCCTTAAAGTATAGCACATTGGGAAATAAAAGAACGGTGTATGGGGGCGGCGGAATTATGCCGGACCGTTTTGTGCCTATCGATACCAATGAATATAGCACGTGGATGGCGCAGCTGATGAACAACGGTATTGTCGCTAAAGGAGGGATTGAATTTGTGCAGCAGAATCGTACAGCGCTTCTGAGTGCATATCCGAACTTTGATGCATTTAATTCCCGCTTTAAAGTCCCTAAAGAAGTTCACCGCCAACTTGTTGCCGGAGCACATAAGCGATCCATTACTATCCCGCCGGAAAATCATCTAGACGCTCATGATGCCATTGATATTGAATTTAAAGCACAGGTTGCTTCTTTGCTTTACACCGGTGGCGATTATATGGCACGTGTCAGAAATGAGTCTAACAAGAGCTTCAGGGAGGCCTTATTAGTCCTTCGTGATGATAAGCTTTATAAACAACTTTTACAGACAAATATCGTTGGGCAAAGCATAAAAAAAGGCGTGACGAAAGTGTCTAAATAG
- a CDS encoding MarR family winged helix-turn-helix transcriptional regulator: MIRKDLLIEIAEELEDYCTNESANGTLDDFLKYMYLKNSIGMTQTREVGGEHALVEDRDVPAEDLGKLLLMMNRYAKHYIKLAFEGTHLQSPEDFTFLMVLFSYDKLLQTELIRKNAVEKASGTEVIRRLMRLGLIEEAPKVSDKRAKPICISDEGRTELFKVLPKMKIVGNILIGNLSNEERDLLIILLAKLDHHHHTLIDKKEVSHLEQYLIKD, from the coding sequence ATGATAAGAAAAGATCTTTTGATCGAAATAGCTGAAGAGCTCGAAGATTACTGCACCAATGAATCAGCAAATGGCACACTTGATGATTTCCTAAAATACATGTATCTCAAAAATTCGATTGGGATGACTCAAACACGAGAAGTCGGGGGAGAACATGCGCTTGTAGAAGATAGGGACGTTCCAGCAGAAGATTTAGGAAAACTACTTTTGATGATGAACCGTTATGCCAAACATTATATCAAACTGGCATTTGAAGGGACTCATCTACAGTCTCCAGAAGACTTTACCTTCTTAATGGTGTTATTTTCTTATGACAAACTTCTTCAAACAGAACTGATTCGAAAAAATGCTGTCGAAAAGGCCTCGGGTACTGAAGTCATTCGAAGATTAATGCGTCTTGGTTTAATCGAAGAGGCACCCAAAGTCTCTGATAAAAGAGCTAAACCAATATGTATATCCGATGAAGGGCGAACTGAATTATTTAAGGTGCTGCCTAAAATGAAAATTGTAGGTAATATATTAATTGGAAATCTTTCCAATGAAGAACGTGATCTATTGATCATATTACTTGCAAAGCTTGATCATCATCACCATACTTTGATTGACAAGAAAGAAGTGAGCCATCTCGAACAGTATTTAATAAAAGATTAG
- a CDS encoding TlpA disulfide reductase family protein has translation MKNIKWALALACILPALGYAQQNYTLQGTVGKLNKPAKAYLRLNYDGKERIDSVDMKDGKFEFKGSIPSPMEAHLRIIHDNAPFDPAKPPKQDILAFLIEGTTIKFAAADSIKHAKITGSPLNAENERVNAMLKPIYDQYEGLENEYKSKSLADQQDPKYIKTLEDRANAIQQQTIDAKLDYVAKNPKSYMALMAFNSTLPPEFDAIKAEKIFGTLDPSLQSSILGKDLAKRIALVKKTSEGVEAQDFTQPDVDGKPVKLSDYRGKYVLIDFWASWCAPCRRENPNLVKAYAKYQKQGFEILGVSMDKAADKAKWLKAIQDDGLTWKQVGDLKGWENEAGAMYDVKAIPMNFLVDPNGKIIAKYLRGEELDKKLAEIFAK, from the coding sequence ATGAAGAATATAAAATGGGCTTTAGCTTTAGCCTGCATATTGCCAGCTTTGGGATATGCGCAACAAAATTATACTTTACAAGGAACTGTAGGTAAACTAAACAAACCTGCAAAAGCTTATCTTCGTCTTAACTATGACGGAAAAGAACGCATTGATTCCGTAGATATGAAAGACGGTAAATTTGAGTTTAAAGGAAGCATTCCTTCACCGATGGAAGCACATTTGCGTATCATCCACGATAATGCTCCTTTTGATCCCGCCAAACCACCTAAGCAGGATATATTAGCATTTTTGATAGAAGGAACAACGATCAAATTCGCAGCTGCAGATTCTATCAAACATGCGAAAATAACTGGATCGCCTTTGAATGCTGAAAATGAACGCGTTAATGCCATGCTGAAACCAATATATGATCAGTATGAGGGACTTGAAAATGAGTATAAATCCAAATCGCTCGCAGACCAACAAGATCCCAAATATATCAAAACCCTAGAGGATCGGGCTAATGCGATACAACAGCAGACAATAGATGCAAAATTGGATTACGTCGCCAAAAATCCCAAAAGCTACATGGCGTTGATGGCTTTCAACTCCACATTACCGCCCGAATTTGATGCCATCAAAGCCGAAAAAATATTTGGCACATTGGATCCGAGTTTACAGAGCTCTATCCTCGGAAAGGATCTCGCTAAGCGTATCGCTTTGGTTAAAAAAACAAGCGAAGGGGTAGAAGCACAAGATTTTACACAACCCGATGTGGACGGTAAACCGGTCAAGTTATCGGACTACCGTGGAAAGTATGTCCTCATTGATTTTTGGGCATCTTGGTGTGCCCCTTGCCGTCGTGAAAATCCAAATTTAGTAAAAGCCTATGCGAAATATCAGAAACAAGGCTTTGAAATTCTAGGCGTTTCCATGGATAAAGCCGCGGATAAAGCAAAATGGTTAAAAGCTATTCAAGATGATGGGCTGACTTGGAAACAGGTGGGGGATCTCAAAGGATGGGAAAACGAAGCTGGAGCAATGTACGATGTTAAGGCTATTCCTATGAATTTCCTGGTTGATCCAAATGGAAAAATCATTGCTAAATATTTGCGTGGTGAAGAATTAGATAAAAAACTAGCTGAAATTTTTGCTAAGTAG
- a CDS encoding RagB/SusD family nutrient uptake outer membrane protein, with product MKIKNIILYSLLSSSVLLAASCRKFVEVDQYDKRTLKTTDDFRYLLNNKGNFESSYILPLITSDNIAAEVPTTASLSWGENYQRAYIWNDYFYVDNQQDVAWNNLYKQIYIANEILDGVMESQNGTTAQKLAVAAEARVHRAFAYFSLANQYAQVYDPTKAESQPGLPLLLKADLFENLSRVSLARIYEQMITDLSLATENLPNYPTFNYHPSKIAAYALLSRVYLTMRNFEEAGRYADLALALDPTVYNLEDYVSGSYPRLIDDKEVLLSKLSSGFIRGPINPELIALYKADDLRLKLFIGTDVNTYKGSVYIKPLFNNPYYYNSYVGLNSPEIILNRAEVYARQNNVAKVVELLNLLRKKRFAASKYIALSPTDINGDLLQSVVDERRREFVGTDLRWYDMRRLTLDGNYFKSVSRTLNGQTYTLTASSPRLIYPINQEVLTLNPEIGQNPR from the coding sequence ATGAAAATTAAAAATATTATCCTCTATAGCCTACTATCCTCGAGCGTATTATTGGCAGCTTCATGTAGGAAATTTGTAGAAGTAGATCAGTATGATAAACGTACCCTGAAAACAACCGACGATTTTCGTTATCTTCTAAACAATAAGGGTAACTTTGAAAGTTCGTATATTCTGCCACTTATCACAAGTGATAATATCGCTGCGGAAGTCCCAACTACAGCTTCATTGTCCTGGGGCGAGAATTACCAAAGAGCTTATATCTGGAATGATTATTTCTATGTAGATAATCAGCAAGATGTAGCCTGGAATAATCTGTATAAGCAGATTTACATTGCCAATGAAATTCTTGACGGGGTGATGGAAAGCCAAAATGGCACAACGGCACAAAAGCTTGCCGTAGCTGCTGAAGCTCGTGTTCATCGCGCGTTTGCCTATTTTTCTTTAGCCAATCAGTATGCCCAAGTATATGATCCCACAAAGGCTGAGAGCCAACCCGGATTACCATTATTGCTAAAAGCAGATCTTTTTGAAAACCTAAGCCGTGTGTCGTTAGCTCGGATTTATGAACAGATGATCACAGATTTAAGCTTGGCTACGGAAAATCTACCTAATTATCCGACTTTTAATTACCATCCTTCCAAAATTGCCGCTTATGCCTTGTTATCAAGAGTATACTTGACAATGCGTAATTTTGAAGAAGCTGGTAGATATGCCGACTTGGCCTTAGCTTTAGATCCTACAGTGTATAATCTGGAGGACTACGTTTCAGGCTCCTATCCTCGGCTGATTGATGATAAGGAAGTACTCTTGTCAAAGTTAAGCTCAGGATTTATACGCGGCCCAATAAATCCTGAGCTTATCGCACTGTACAAAGCTGATGATCTTCGGCTGAAATTATTCATTGGTACCGATGTCAATACATACAAAGGATCTGTATATATCAAACCTTTATTTAATAACCCTTATTATTACAACTCTTATGTAGGTTTGAATAGCCCCGAAATCATTCTTAATCGAGCAGAAGTATACGCTCGTCAAAATAATGTAGCCAAAGTAGTCGAATTGCTAAATCTATTGCGTAAGAAGCGTTTTGCAGCCAGTAAATACATCGCACTTTCACCGACAGATATCAATGGTGACTTACTGCAGTCGGTAGTCGACGAGCGTCGTCGCGAATTTGTTGGAACGGATCTACGTTGGTACGACATGCGCCGCCTTACGTTGGATGGTAATTATTTTAAATCTGTTAGCCGTACTTTAAACGGACAGACTTATACCTTGACGGCTTCAAGCCCACGTTTAATATACCCCATCAACCAGGAAGTGTTGACTCTCAATCCTGAAATTGGCCAAAACCCCAGATAA
- a CDS encoding SusC/RagA family TonB-linked outer membrane protein has protein sequence MKTKLLVPIVCLLSTTGSFAQKRASLSQALSEVTRIYGTKFSYEEGLIRDAFVNSEDIPKNKRLPVETVLKELLYPNNYLFLYVQNNYFTIIRDNRDKGSKDGNDLYWKTISGFVKDSKGTPLVGATVMSDGHAVRSGVTSSSDGSYTLRLTEPADAIIFSYMGMEPQRRVIGSSNQINVTMEEVVSVLDDVEVVSMGYTKIPKDRATSSFGSVTSKQLQETPAINILERIQGLVPGMYVDPRTNNIQIRGINTFGTGGTPKEPLIVVDGFPMAETVDAQFSLTNKGNTQSSGGAVLSRINPNDIESITVLKDAAASSIWGAKAANGVIVIETKKGRVTPTSINFGTSLSIASPADLNKMDRMSSSQYIDLEKQLVEEGFIADNIEKNSWDAFNSSKPHSESLEWIFRAIRGTATEQERDAALSRLASTDNRNQIKDYLLQKATSQQYNLSISGGANKSTYFVSTNYTKDVPVFRANKAESFNTTANLTNMLFNDRVKLATGITYNYGNSIGNSAVINALSSNISSGGLLPYDLLKDENGNNIRRYIQFRPEVSQDFEKKGYMDWAYNPIEELTAANYNNQNHGLRMHMDINTKLASWADLSVMGQWQRQLNNTENVDGVNSYSQRNQINVGTTFNANGNYVYGYPMGGRLGIQNYNGSQYVFRSQLNINKAFGRSMEHNLNFLAGAEWKQNNYRSSGDNYLGFNADTYSFAVINPTGSYATIYGWDNYFSSNAAIAKNRNRALSYYSNGAFSAFNGKYVLSGSIRFDDFTLVGASKSERGKPLWSVGGKWDVKKENFLKESTWVDALGIRMTYGVNGILPTGANRVVVINTSNDNITNEVTAEIVSPANSQISWEKVHTLNIGVDYGIWHNRLQLNVDYYTKKSSDIIYDFPFNPTYGWTRLKFNSSTMSGQGVDLGLRAVWLQSKVKWNTLFNFGYNTNKVTDSRFSNPTRVLDYINGTIPIVGNSIDYVYAYRWAGLDNQGRSQVYKQNGEIVNADAPATALSPEDLVKVGRTTPPYFGGLFNTFSYRNFTLGVRITYELGHVFRRLSVQNYPDYAPYSGVIGLQSDLAKRWRQPGDEAFTNVPGLSKQGYQYNSLSRYANSDALVISGSNVRLQQIDLGYSFPFKTLENTPFKSVNVNASVRNLGLLWRKNKDGIDPSYRTLNSYSNLPPSPTYFMSLNLSF, from the coding sequence ATGAAAACTAAATTACTTGTGCCTATAGTCTGCCTGTTGAGTACCACGGGTAGTTTTGCGCAAAAAAGAGCGAGTCTCAGTCAGGCTCTTAGCGAAGTTACCCGGATCTACGGAACTAAATTTTCCTATGAAGAGGGGCTGATCCGGGATGCCTTTGTTAACAGTGAGGATATTCCAAAAAACAAAAGGCTTCCTGTGGAGACAGTATTGAAGGAACTGCTCTATCCAAACAATTATCTTTTCCTGTACGTTCAAAATAACTACTTTACCATTATTCGTGACAATAGAGATAAGGGAAGTAAAGATGGTAATGACCTGTATTGGAAGACTATTTCAGGCTTTGTGAAAGATAGTAAAGGTACGCCCTTGGTTGGTGCTACAGTCATGTCTGATGGACATGCCGTGCGTTCGGGAGTGACATCCAGTAGCGACGGAAGTTATACACTACGTCTTACAGAACCTGCTGATGCCATTATTTTTTCTTACATGGGAATGGAGCCGCAGCGTAGGGTAATCGGCAGTAGCAACCAGATTAATGTGACAATGGAGGAGGTAGTCAGTGTGTTGGATGATGTTGAAGTTGTGTCTATGGGATATACTAAAATACCCAAAGATAGAGCTACTAGTTCATTTGGAAGTGTGACGTCCAAGCAATTACAGGAAACACCAGCGATTAATATTCTTGAACGAATACAGGGTCTTGTACCGGGAATGTATGTAGATCCAAGAACAAATAACATCCAGATACGGGGTATAAATACTTTTGGGACTGGGGGAACTCCAAAAGAACCATTGATCGTAGTTGACGGATTCCCGATGGCAGAAACAGTTGATGCCCAGTTTTCGCTTACAAATAAAGGCAATACACAGAGCTCTGGTGGTGCGGTATTAAGCCGAATAAATCCGAACGATATCGAAAGCATAACTGTATTGAAGGATGCTGCGGCATCTTCAATTTGGGGGGCCAAAGCCGCAAATGGGGTAATCGTTATTGAAACTAAAAAAGGAAGAGTTACCCCAACATCAATCAATTTCGGTACTTCCTTAAGTATCGCCTCTCCAGCTGATCTGAATAAAATGGACAGGATGTCTTCGTCGCAATATATTGACCTTGAAAAACAATTGGTCGAGGAAGGCTTTATAGCAGACAATATCGAAAAAAATAGCTGGGACGCATTTAATAGTAGCAAACCTCACTCTGAATCACTCGAATGGATTTTTCGTGCAATACGGGGGACAGCTACTGAGCAGGAACGCGATGCAGCACTCTCAAGACTTGCATCTACTGATAATCGTAATCAAATCAAAGACTATCTATTGCAGAAAGCGACTTCCCAACAGTATAATCTTTCGATCTCGGGAGGAGCCAATAAGAGCACCTACTTTGTCTCCACCAATTATACAAAAGATGTCCCCGTGTTTCGCGCAAATAAAGCAGAAAGCTTCAATACAACGGCTAATCTTACCAATATGCTTTTCAACGACCGGGTTAAGTTAGCTACCGGTATTACGTATAATTATGGGAATTCCATTGGTAATTCTGCCGTAATCAACGCTCTATCATCAAATATTAGTTCAGGCGGCCTCCTCCCTTATGATCTGTTGAAAGATGAGAACGGAAATAACATACGACGCTATATTCAATTTAGACCTGAGGTCTCACAGGATTTTGAGAAAAAAGGTTATATGGATTGGGCTTATAATCCAATAGAAGAGCTTACTGCTGCAAATTATAATAATCAAAATCATGGGTTGCGGATGCATATGGATATCAATACCAAACTGGCCAGTTGGGCAGATCTCTCGGTAATGGGGCAATGGCAGCGGCAGCTGAACAATACGGAAAATGTTGACGGGGTAAATAGTTATAGCCAGAGAAATCAGATCAATGTCGGTACAACTTTCAATGCTAATGGAAATTATGTATATGGCTATCCGATGGGAGGTCGATTGGGCATTCAAAATTACAACGGCTCCCAGTACGTTTTCCGTTCGCAGCTGAATATCAACAAAGCTTTTGGCAGGTCTATGGAGCATAATTTGAATTTTCTCGCCGGTGCCGAATGGAAACAAAATAATTACCGGTCATCCGGAGATAACTATTTAGGATTCAACGCTGATACCTATTCATTTGCCGTTATAAATCCAACAGGAAGTTACGCAACGATTTATGGTTGGGATAATTATTTCAGTTCCAATGCTGCCATTGCAAAGAATAGAAACCGAGCGTTATCTTACTATTCCAATGGCGCTTTTTCGGCTTTTAACGGTAAATATGTACTTTCTGGAAGTATTCGATTTGATGATTTTACGCTAGTTGGTGCTTCTAAGAGTGAGCGCGGTAAGCCACTTTGGTCTGTAGGTGGAAAATGGGATGTTAAAAAAGAAAACTTCTTAAAAGAATCGACATGGGTAGATGCTTTGGGGATTCGTATGACCTACGGAGTCAACGGTATTTTGCCAACAGGTGCAAATAGGGTGGTTGTGATCAATACAAGTAATGATAACATTACAAATGAAGTAACGGCAGAAATTGTATCTCCTGCTAATAGTCAGATTAGCTGGGAAAAAGTCCATACACTAAATATTGGCGTAGATTACGGCATCTGGCACAACAGACTACAGCTTAACGTAGATTATTATACGAAGAAATCTTCTGATATTATTTATGATTTTCCGTTCAACCCAACCTATGGCTGGACGCGTCTGAAATTTAATAGCTCGACAATGTCGGGACAAGGTGTTGATTTAGGCTTAAGGGCTGTTTGGTTGCAATCTAAGGTGAAATGGAATACATTATTCAATTTTGGTTATAATACCAATAAAGTCACAGATTCGCGTTTCAGCAATCCGACTCGGGTGCTTGACTACATCAATGGAACTATTCCGATTGTCGGAAATTCAATAGATTATGTCTATGCCTACCGATGGGCAGGATTAGATAATCAAGGACGTTCGCAGGTATACAAACAAAATGGAGAAATTGTCAATGCTGATGCACCTGCTACAGCTCTTTCACCCGAAGACCTTGTGAAAGTGGGGCGTACCACACCGCCCTATTTTGGTGGACTATTCAATACATTCTCCTATCGTAATTTTACCTTAGGAGTTCGTATAACTTACGAATTGGGACATGTATTTAGACGACTTTCCGTACAAAACTATCCAGATTATGCTCCCTATTCTGGAGTCATAGGTCTTCAGTCTGATTTAGCAAAGAGATGGCGTCAACCTGGAGATGAAGCTTTCACAAACGTGCCAGGACTTAGTAAGCAAGGTTACCAATACAATAGTTTGTCACGTTATGCTAATTCGGATGCGTTGGTAATCAGTGGTAGTAATGTTCGCTTGCAACAGATTGATCTAGGTTATAGTTTTCCATTCAAAACCTTGGAAAATACACCGTTTAAATCTGTAAACGTAAATGCGAGTGTTCGCAATCTGGGCTTACTTTGGCGAAAAAATAAAGATGGAATTGATCCAAGTTATCGGACATTGAATAGTTATTCAAATCTTCCGCCCTCACCAACGTATTTTATGAGTCTAAACCTATCTTTTTAA